From Erigeron canadensis isolate Cc75 chromosome 5, C_canadensis_v1, whole genome shotgun sequence:
aaattatttttttttttaatctattgtagttatttttgtgTCGATTGGCTGATAGTTGCTGATTACTTATTGTAGCCAGAGTCGTAAAGGATCGAGCATCGGGTTGGTCGAAAGGGTTCGGATTTGTTCGATATTCGACACTTGAAGGGGCTGCTGCTGGTATAGAGGGCATGGATGGAAAGGTAACTACTTTATGTGAATTatcaattaatatatacttCTATGTATGCGCTCTTTTTGTTATATGGAAATGTTATTTGTTTGCTCTTACTTGTCGTAAAAGAGCATAACTTTTTAGTTTGGTAGTTTACAATAAAGTTAGGCATTTGAGACTTGTATGGCAAGCTTCACTCATTATCATATTACGTTATGAGCCTTCTCATCGGTCTTTTAGATGTGTTCGGGTTGTGCCATGATACCTAGTTGGAAAGGAGCGAGTCATGATTGAAATAGTTGGATATAAGAAGTTAAGAACATAACTGCGTGGTACCTGCTCGGTATCATTTGAAAGCGTTTGGTTCCAAAATGGATCTTGAAATGACCAACTCTGGGTTATTGATTTATGGATAAAAAATACTAGTTTTGGACCTACAGAATGAATCTTTGCAATCATCATATGCTgccatttttgttttctatgaGGTATTATAAATGTTGCTTAAACAAAGAGGTAGGTCCTTTACGGCATGATGCTTATTCTTTCTGTGGTGATTTTTTCGATAGGGAAGCAATTGGCATTTTCTTAGCAGTCTCACACTAAGTGTTGCTACAATCATGTACCTATTGTTTATCaatatcaatgtactttgtTGGGGTTTTCTTCTTTTCAAGAGGTCTATACTgcatttctttttcaaaaacacatGACAAGGACATTGAGCACACCGTTCCCAACCACAACTTTAACCAGTCACCTCGAATACTGCTAGGCTAAATTCCCTTCGAGACTATATAAATGTGTTGGCTGGGGGTATGCCTTGTATTACAGTTAAATGAGACAAATTAAGTTGCTTCAAAGGGGAGACAGTATCCCAAAGTGTATTTTGAATGTATAAAATGTGTTACTCTTACAACACTTTGTGTCACAAAATTAGACTATTATTGAATTTATATAGTTATTGTACTCATCTCTGACATACTATCGAAAACAAATTTGTTTGGTAAATTGCTGAAAGACACTATATTTTTGGACACTTATTTGTGTTAACTCAAAAATTGGACATTTTGACCTGAACCCCTTTTCGCTCTTTGCCTTTATTGCATATTGGTTTGTCACTGCTAACTTTCTTCTTTGCTTCCCTCACTTTGAATTGGAAGATTTTTGGTAGAGGAGAACGGTTTTCTCATCACCATATCTCTCCTTTTTCAGCTTGATCTCTTTAAAAAACTTTCATTTTACATAAACACTCGCATACAAGAAAGTTCCCTGTCAAATTATTTGTCTTTCAAGTAGATCTTGTGAGCATATTGCTCAAGACTTTTTCTCTACTTATATGTCTTTTTCTAAGGCTACTCTGTTAAATCGTTTTCAAACTTCATATAGGAATTATACCTTTTGGTTCTTGTGATCTTGTCTCTCAAGATCATCACATGCCTAAGTTCACAAAAGAGATAATATAGTCAAGTGACCAGTTTTAGTATATGTTGAGAGTCTGGTGTAATAGCTGGTAATTTGAGTTGTAATTTCTGAGACATTTTGAGGTGTAGATGTTTATTTCTCGTGGATGGGGGAAGAAACAAAGCAAGCAACCATAAGCTTCCATTGATCATGCTACTTTTATGTTACGTAGGTTGAAAAAACTAGTCTTATGCTTCTTACAGGGTATTGACTTATTTTCCCTAGCATGTCAATTTTTTAAATCTCTTAAGTCTTATATTGGCGTGCCTTTGATCCGTTGTTTTTTATGCTAATATGTCTTCTTTATCCATCATTTGCAGTTTTTGGATGGTTGGGTTATATTTGCCGAGTATGCCAGGCCAAGAGATGCGCCTCCACCACCTCCTTCCTATGGGAATAATCCATATGGCAACCGATAAAGTGATTTTTGGATTAAAAGTATCATTAACATTGAGGATCAATTGATGAACTACGTTGTATGTGTTATTCACATCAATGATATTTATTAGTCTTTAGCTGTGTTGGGAGTTGAACACTGAAAGTTTTGATCGAAATTTGTTCTAGCAGATTTAGCAGTTTGCAGGTCTGCAGGGTTTAAATTTATGTGTTCATAATAAACAATCATCAGTTTGTATGTTGGAAAACTATAACCGTTGTCATTTACTTATTTTAGTCACTGATGCAGAGCGCATTGGTAATATTTATGTGTTACTTTATTCAGTTTGCTTGTTGAAACTTTTAGTTGTTTCCATTTTAGTTGCTGATACGGATGTTACACTGGAGTCCTCTGAAGAAACCTTTACTTgcaatatttttttgttacttgatcttttctttttttgaactaTAATCGTTGCCATTGTAGTGATCGACACTGGTGTTAGattgacatttttatttttttggctaATCTAGAAATCTTATTTGCTTTGCAAGCCGAGTTATTCCAGGGTGACTACTCGCTTTGCGAGTAGCCTAGATTAGTTGCGGACTTGTGGTGAATCTTCGTGGCTACAAGGGGTTAATTTTCATGGTCTAGGATTCAAATTTAAGCCCAAGCTTTTACCACTTGGTCACCATCTTGTGGTTAAATATTCATGGTTTGCTATCATAATCAAGTCTTAAACTCAATGCAGgaaaattttcttttacttGGCCATCAACACTATGGTTCATTGAATAATATAGAAGTATTAATCTAAATATAGGATACAATGATACATGAACATGTTATATTCAGAAGATACACATTAATTAactaacatgatatgaaaaatgGAACACAAAAAGGATTATAGTCTTGACACTATGCTTCGTTCTCACCATAAGCCATTCCGTTCATGGTGTCATATAAAGGTTTGTTCAAGGTTTCCGGCAAGTAAAAGGTAAGAAGACCACCCAAAACTCCACATACCCCGAAAACCATAAATGGCAGCCCACCACCCATAACCACCACAAAAGGTGCCAGAATCGCCCCAAACTGTGCTGCCTGTGTAGCACATCCAAGGGCGGCGTTCCTCACCACCGTTGGAAACAACTCCATTGCATATATAAATAGCAAATTATAAGTCCCTGCCATCCCGAAAATCCCAAGAACACCACATGTCATCCTAATCACCTTCCATGCTCCTTGGCTTCCCATAAAACTCCCTGCAATGCAAAAGACCCCACTAAACCATTGTGTCCCAACCGCTAACGGCTTCCTCCCAAACCTATCAATCAAAACGGCAGTGATGAAAAAAGCCGGCATTTCTGCCACTGAGTTGAGTAAAACGTTGAGGTACAGGTTTGTGTCGAGGTTGACCACGTTCAAGCTTAAACCATAGTACACAATTGAGCTAGTGAAATTGATACCCACAACAAGAACCAATCGGATCCTTGTTAAACGTGATTTGAGTGCATCAACAACTGATCCAGATATAATTTCTTTTGACCGAATTTCATGACTCTTCTCATCAATATCTTTAACTTCCTCATCACGAGCAACGTACACATTCTCAGGTAAAGACCTCCCATTAGTAGTAGCAATTGCACGCATGATTTTCATAGCATTTTCTGACTGTCCTCTAATAAGGTACCAACGAGGGGACTCAGAAATAAACGGTAAGATGACAAGCACGAAAAGTATAGAAGGAACGGAGGATGCAATGTACAAAGCGCGCCACGTCCTAAAAACATAAGCTATCCCAGATAACATAGCTATCCCACccgaaaagaaataaaaagtggACATTCCAGCCATACCACGTCTAGAAGGTCCAACGGGCTCAGTGGCAAGAACGAATGCACAAAGGCCAACGCCACCGGTACTAAAACCGGTGAGGAAGCGGAGAAGGACATATGTTAAGTAGTTTGGTGAAAGGGATGTAAGTAGTCCGAAAATGGCATTTAGTATGCATACAACAGTTAGTGAACCTTTTCTTCCTAGTTTTGAGTCTGATAGATGCCCAAATATTCCAGCACCTATACAAAAAAATGTACAATATTAAAAGGGTTAtggtgaataaaaaaaatgttacacatgacctttaataattatttttaagaagTTCTAGAGTTAcacacaatttttattttttaacaggCATAGAGTTACAAACAACTTACAAATTGATGTGTGACTAATAAAATGAAGATAgagaataaagaaaaaaaaaacaaagcttTAAATCTAAATGGTCCATTTAATTTGCCACATAAACTGCCATTTAATTTACTGTAGTATGAGCCAAAGATTATGATAGAAAGTAGacgaaaaaaaacaaagaaagacTTTGATCAAAAACACTCCGAGTCCAGCCTGGCACCTTAGGATTAGAGTCGTGTTTGTTCATTTTCTTGTGTTCATCCGCATGCTTTTTATTTGCCAGTTGCCACCCAATCAcattatataaaacattatctagaaaattatttacatttatttttgttcAAGTGGTAGTTTTATAAACTATCAACTTGATCATTATCTGTTGAAACTATCTAAGATGAGAACTTCAGAAAGATTTGATTTGCAGTTGCTAGAATAACAAATAAGATATTCTTTTTAAAAGGTTTCCTTTGTACAACAGTTTTCCTAGAATTATAGATTGATAGTCATTTTTGGCTAACTATAACGGTTTAACCGGATTTTATTCCTTACCGGTTCCAACCATTTTATTGGCCACTCTTGAATACCAAAATGAAAACAATTGTTTGATACtactaaaaaatcaaaaataacgTTAACTAATAtacaataattaaaagaaacaaattaGACATCTACAAAAAGGGACAAATATTATAGTACAACATATAACTGTATTATGCAGGAATAGTTGTAGATGGttaaagtttattataaaaatatcacTTTCTAACATGTAAGCGTTTATAGCATTTTTAATggtaaaattttataaaattttataatttagcAATATCAACATCTTATAAAGTTCTTATAattcgttctaaaaaaaatcttataatcaTTTTTCTGTTACAAACCTATGTTTACCAAGGATAAACCTTATGAAACCTTTTCCTTATACATTATCAGGTTTTCACAAACTCATCGGTCATTATTTCAAGAtcctcaacaacaacaaaataatttgtatgttatatataggAGTATTTTGTAGCTTTCTCTAAAGGCCAATTATATCCGATACGTTGTACGCAACGTTTTAATGGTCAAAGAAACCCATTAAATGACTCAATATGGAGTCCCCAGTCCACTTAACTTCACATTCGGGAGAAAACTCACATACCCAAATGCCCACTAATGATAAAACTTGTCGCCCTTAGGTTTGATCCGGTGGGCGAAGCCCGCCAATCATAGTTCATCGAGCATGTTTCGACAAAACAAATAATGTAGGTAGTATCGATTAAACCAGGGACTCCAATTAAATGCCTTTGACTTATAATGTAgttttcaatttaaaaaaaaaaacaagtgaagCAAAATGTATGTACGGTGGATCCACATCAACGGATCCAGATATTCCATGCTAGATTCCATTTCCCTTTCTCCACAAGACACCTAAAAAATCTAACTGGGCCGTCATAAAGTATGACTGTATTATGATTGTGactaattctaattttaattcttCAACTTGATATAGGTTCCAAATAAGTATTTGATGAACTCTAGCTTACAATAGTGACGGAGTCATGTAGTGTTCAAGAGCGGTCATGGCAACCcaacaatatctataaaactttatatttctagtattattgttatgtattaatttaatttttaggtAATTGGCATAActttgtagtttaattttacaCTTGTTGATATTATGAAAATTGGTTCGACAACCCCAGATTAAAAATTCTGGCTCCGCCACTTATTGTATATAATCCAgatcaacattttttttctaaacctTAACCATTAATTATAACACTATATGGTTATAGTTATATACATGTGATCTAAAATCTTCATGCCGTGATATTGTTAGATTTATTAGTCATATACGGAGTAATTAAGTTTAGTATACATTTGAAGTTGTGCTGTTATTAACTTTCAATTTTCACATGTACTTGGAATTAAATTGTGGTCAcagaaaatacatttttataaaactttttggtATTTCCTAATAAGTCCCGACCATCTTAAGTACTTAAGAAAATAATTGTTACTTGGTACTTTTTCATATGAGCAAACTCCAAAAATATTATCCTTTTCATGACTCGGCTCTGACTATGCATCAGGCACGGCTGCCACAACAAACATGGAACAAACACGCAGGACTGAACACAATAACTTTCACCATTTTCTATTATTTTGTCAACAGATCAGTTTACTATATATCCAAAGTTGTGGTCAAATGTCAAcgaaaaacatacatatacacatggGAGAaccttctttttataaaaaccgtaataattttaaaattatgtacTATATTGAAGAGTATATGTGAATAAATCTGTTTACGTATGAAactttaaaactatatattgttTCTATGTATACTACTTCAGCTCAAACTTTACCATTTTTAGTAATTGATGATAACTTGTTAATTGTTAATGTACAATAAATTATGTTAAAACTTGGTAAAAAAATGGTCCAAACTTTGAACAATTTTATAGAAAAGGGAAACCAGGTTTGTTATAACTAATTGCAGGTGAAGCtgattaattgattaattgatGATCATGGGACAATTTCAAACGTAATTTAAAGTTGTGTGATTAATACATATTTACATGCATAAATTATAGGAGGATTGTTATTATCTTAAATTAGCCCCTATGTTATATCTCGATTCATTACATATATCTATAAAGTCATTAATTctaatattttttaacaaatttattgGGTTCTCATCTCAAATGAATTTTTCATGAGAAAGATTTGAATGTCCAAAAAATCTCTTATTAAAATTGACTCAAACACGTCTTcaaaaattacttaaaaaaaaaaagtattacttCTATAATAActcacttaaaaaatatattacctCTATAATTCTAtactaactcgctgttaaaaaaaattaataaaaacttacCAATCATGCATCCAGCAAAGAACAAGGCTTGAACAAGCCCAACTTTATATTTATGACCACAAATCAAACCCCATTCTGCCACAGTTGACATCCCCGAACCACCGTCCCAACTCCACGTACCCGGTTCAAGCCCACAAACATCCTTAGCTAACAAACATTCTCCATTTGAACCCGAACCACTATTACAAGTCCAGTCAGGTTGACGGTCAGCAAAAATCATGACCATAGTATGAAAAGCCTCAAGTGCCCAAGCCATACATGTTAACACAAAGTGTTTTAATTGCCAATAACCAAACTCACCACAATATTTTTGTAACATGTCATCTATGCAAAGACGTTCGATAATAATATGTGGTTGTTTGTTGGTTATTATTGCATTATTTTTGGTTTGTGGTGGAATTAATGGTGACTGGAGATCCGAGGTGGAGGGGTTATGGGGAGTAGTCATGTATATAtggtatgtatatgtatattgtttTTGCTTAATTTGTATGGAAGAGTGATATTGTTATGTCTTTGGAGTACTTTAAAACGCTTTCCTATTTGTAGGAAAACGGTACCACACTACCACCTGACTTTCTCTTTTGTTATAGTACAcgattttttgttaaaatacatttttcagGGCGGTGGTCAAGGGCACAACAAATAGGTCGTTTGTTAATGtttgatttttcatattttttaaaattatgagaaaaattattaatttgttcacatttataaatgtgtgaaaaaaaataacattaaaagtataaaaaagttttaaaaaatcaaaatcttttcacatttatatttgtagaaacaaaaagtttacatttcatgtatataatataattgtttataattaaaagtatCATGACAAATGAACTCTCACATTT
This genomic window contains:
- the LOC122602244 gene encoding organic cation/carnitine transporter 4-like; translation: MTTPHNPSTSDLQSPLIPPQTKNNAIITNKQPHIIIERLCIDDMLQKYCGEFGYWQLKHFVLTCMAWALEAFHTMVMIFADRQPDWTCNSGSGSNGECLLAKDVCGLEPGTWSWDGGSGMSTVAEWGLICGHKYKVGLVQALFFAGCMIGAGIFGHLSDSKLGRKGSLTVVCILNAIFGLLTSLSPNYLTYVLLRFLTGFSTGGVGLCAFVLATEPVGPSRRGMAGMSTFYFFSGGIAMLSGIAYVFRTWRALYIASSVPSILFVLVILPFISESPRWYLIRGQSENAMKIMRAIATTNGRSLPENVYVARDEEVKDIDEKSHEIRSKEIISGSVVDALKSRLTRIRLVLVVGINFTSSIVYYGLSLNVVNLDTNLYLNVLLNSVAEMPAFFITAVLIDRFGRKPLAVGTQWFSGVFCIAGSFMGSQGAWKVIRMTCGVLGIFGMAGTYNLLFIYAMELFPTVVRNAALGCATQAAQFGAILAPFVVVMGGGLPFMVFGVCGVLGGLLTFYLPETLNKPLYDTMNGMAYGENEA